From the genome of Orcinus orca chromosome 5, mOrcOrc1.1, whole genome shotgun sequence, one region includes:
- the UPK1B gene encoding uroplakin-1b gives MAKDDSTVRCFQGLLIFENVIIGMCGIALTAECIFFVSDQHSLYPLLEATDNDDIYGAAWIGMFVGICFFCLSVLGIAGIMKSNRKLLLVYFILMFIVYGFEVASCITAATQRDFFTPNLFLKQMLERYQNNSPPNNDDQWKNKGVTKTWDRLMLQDNCCGVNGPSDWQKYTSAFRTENNDADYPWPRQCCVMNNLKEPLNLEACKLGVPGYYHNQGCYELISGPMNRHAWGVAWFGFAILCWTFWVLLGTMFYWSRIEY, from the exons ATGGCCAAAGATGACTCCACTGTTCGTTGCTTCCAGGGCCTGCTGatctttgaaaatgtgattattGGT ATGTGCGGCATCGCCCTGACTGCAGAGTGCATCTTCTTTGTATCCGACCAACACAGCCTCTACCCGCTGCTTGAAGCCACTGACAATGATGACATCTATGGGGCAGCCTGGATTGGCATGTTTGTCGGCATCTGCTTCTTCTGCCTGTCTGTCCTGGGCATTGCAGGCATCATGAAGTCCAACAGGAAACTTCTTCTGGTG TATTTCATTCTGATGTTTATTGTATATGGCTTTGAAGTGGCATCTTGTATCACAGCAGCAACACAACGAGATTTC TTCACACCCAACCTCTTCCTGAAGCAGATGCTGGAGAGGTACCAAAACAACAGTCCTCCAAACAATGACGACCAGTGGAAAAACAAAGGAGTCACCAAGACCTGGGACAGGCTCATGCTCCAG GACAATTGCTGTGGTGTAAATGGACCATCAGACTGGCAGAAATACACCTCTGCCTTCCGGACTGAGAATAACGATGCCGACTACCCCTGGCCTCGTCAGTGCTGTGTTATGAACAACCTTAAAGAACCTCTCAACCTGGAGGCCTGCAAACTAGGGGTACCTGGATACTATCACAATCAG GGCTGCTATGAACTGATCTCTGGACCAATGAACCGACACGCCTGGGGGGTTGCGTGGTTTGGATTTGCCATTCTCTGTTGGACT TTTTGGGTTCTCCTGGGTACCATGTTCTACTGGAGCAGAATTGAATATTAA